Below is a genomic region from Rhodohalobacter mucosus.
CGTTAATCGGCGGATGGCGCCTGCCGTTTGGTTCAACCTCCAAAATAGTGATCCATTTCATGAATCCTGAGATTTTTTATCCGGCCGTCATTTCAAATATTTCTCGCTTTCAGCAGTGTCAACCCCGGCATTTCTGACCCAAATTTAATATTTGAAAAAATTATTGTAACAAACGCATATCTGGTCCCTCCTTTTATTCAGAGAGTTCAATTGAGAATACATTCATACGAGGAGTACCATGGGTAAAATCAATCTTTCAAGCCTTAAAAGCTGCGTTGAAAGCGCAAGTCAGTCGTTTCGCAAAATTGAGGATGAGAAGCCTTTCGAAATGCACATTGTAACCGGGAACAATCCGGACACTGTAGATTCACTTATACAGAGCACGCAGAAAATGCTGAAAAATATTCCCACATTTTCTCAGACAGGATCCTGAGGTTTCAGAAATCCTGCAAGCACCCAGATTCTGAATCGAATCAGCAGTGCAGCAGCCCTCTTCTTTCCACGGATCAGATAGCCCAGTGACAAGATCAGGCTGCCGAACAGTTTTATACATTCCGACAACAGTTTCACAGCAGTTGACAGTACGGAAGACTGTACCCTGATCCGTTCACTTCGGCCAATTCCTTCCGACTGCCTCTTCAGATAGGAATTTGTCAGACGTTTTGCACCGATTCTGTGGTGCAGCTGCATTTCCGGCCAATAGTAGAGTGAATATCCCTCTTCCCTTACCTTTGCAAAGAAAGCTTTCTCCTCACTTCCAAGGAGATGGCCCGCCTTCCTGCCCAGCTCCGTATCAAACATTCCGCACGTATCGAACACCTCACGCCTGATCATCATATTGCCGCCTCTCGGAAAGTTGGATTTGGGGTATTGCATCACTTCACTGCCTAAATCGTGCAAACCAAACATCGGCATCAGCTGCTTCGGTATCCACCCGGGATCCGCCTCATCGAACGACACAAATATTCGCCCGCCCGCACACATTACATCCGGATACCGTTCAATATAGCCTGCAGCGGCTTCAATGAAGTGCTGATCCGGAACCACATCATCATCGATAAAAAGTATTGAATCTGCAGCTGCTTCATGTACAGCACGATTTCTGGCAAATGACAGCCCCTGCGACTCTTCTTTAAAATACCTGAATTCCAAACCCGTGTGCTTCCCTGCAAAGTCTTTGCAAACGCTGCCTGTACTGTCCGTTGAGTTATTGTCAATGACCAGGATCTCACAAAGTGACGGATCGGAAGCCTGCGGGGCAAGTGCGTCCAGCGTATCAGCCAGGTAATCTGCCCTGTTATAGGTACAAATGGCTACTGTTATGAGAGGTTGATTGTTCATATGTTATCCGCTGCGGCAAATATACTCAATAGAACAGTGAAGAACAGTGCGTGCTCAATCAGATCCTACAGTATCGGTTATCATTCCGACCCGCAACCGCGCAGATTCGGTTTTGAACGCTGTGGAATCCGTATTCCGGCAGACCTACCCTGCCATTGAGATCATCGTAGTGGATGATGCTTCCGACGACTCCACAAAAGAGGCACTGGCAACACTCAGCGGACCTTTTCCTGTGAAAATCCTGCGAAACAACACGCCTCGGGGAGCCGCTGCGAGCCGGAACATTGCGATAGAGCATGCAAACGGATCATTCATCTCGGGGCTGGATGATGATGATTTATGGGATCCGGAGCGCATACGCGTACTTTATGAGCACTTCAAAGCCGGTTTTTCCGCGGTTACGTCTTACGACCGCATGATCTACGGGAAGAAAAGCCGCGTTTGGAAAAAAAAGCGTGAGATAGCGTTCGAAGATCTTCTTTACTACAATATGGCGGGTAACCAGTTGCTCACAAAAAAAGAGTACATCATTGAAGCGGGAGGGTACGATGAATCGCTTCCAGCCGCGCAGGATTATGACCTTTGGATACGCCTCACCGAACGATTCGGACCAATACGTACCGTTCCCCGTGTACTGCAGTCTGTGAATGCGGAGGAAGAACGGGACCGGATTACGACATCAGAAAATAAAGTGCGGGGATACCGTGCCTGCCTTGAAAAACACCGTCACAAAATGAATACTTCGCAGATTCGCTATCAAAGATACAGGCTGAAGCTTGCGGAAGGGCATAAAGCGGGCTGGCTTGAACTCTTCAGGTCCGCACCCTTGAGTCTGCTGAAGAAAGAGATTACGCGCAAGCTTTTCCTTTGAAGGCACTCTCCCGGTTCACTGTCCGGAGGTGTCAAGATCGAGAAGCCGGCCCATCTTTTCGTCAAACTCATAGGGTGAAAATGCTTCAAATCCATTACCCGGAAAATTGGTCATCTCGCCAAACCATACCCTCTTACGGGTCAGATAGAGATCTACCCGCATAAAGTTAAAACCCTCCGACAGGCGATCAGCAAGAGTCAGTGCTTCCTGCAGATTATCAGGAAAAACCACTTTTTGTTCATTCGGTTCATAGATGATCTTCGCATTAACCCGATTCAGGGCGCGGTCATAAAAATTTCTTGTATGATCTCCATAACGGTCGAAGTCGATTTGAAAAAGCACTGTCCGCCCTTCAAAACAGAAAAATTTGTAGTCAGCGGGTACTTTGCCCTCATTTGTCAGTAATAGCTCTTCAGCCAGTATGGTTCGGGGCAGGTCCTTGTATACCCACTCGCGTCCGAATTCTGAATAGTCGGTCTGCCGCCACGCCTGCGTCATGCGAATAATCTTCTCCGGATCCTCCAGATTTTTGTCCCTGACCACTTTTACCATGCCGGATCCGTGATTGGCTTTCAGTACAAACTGACGGGGCAGGCTTTTCCAGACCTCATGGGTTATCTTGTCATAGATTCCAATCAGGGGAATCAGGTGTTCCGGGCCGGCACGATCAGCAACAAACTGCCTGACACCCGTTCTGTCGGCCACAATCCTCCTCAATTCTGACCTGTCATTCAGCTTGAGCCAGTTGATTTTTTCAGAAAGGGTGACCGGTGGGTTCAGTCTCAGTTTCCTTCCTGTGGTAAGGCGGTATCTTGCCCTTGCGTACTGCTCATCGGACGCCATGTGTCGATATACGCCCCAAAACAGTTTATTGAGAATGGTGCGGATCATTCATTTCCTGTTTCTGCTTCCTCCCCCGGCTTCCGGTAGAGTAGAAAAAGACCGATCGCACCGGTTCCGAATAGCAGAATCGTTCCCAGCTGCGACATCACTCGTCCTGTTGAGTACCATACCGGTTCCATTTTCATCTCCAGTATATGTTCGCCGGCCGGAATTTCAAATCCGCGCAGCACATAATTGGTTCGAATCATGTCCGTTTGCTCTCCGTTCAGGGTAACCTCCCAGCCTTGCGGATACCATATTTCACCCAAAACCAGGAAACCCGGATTGCTGCGGTTTATTTCAAGTGTGATTTGATTGGCATTGTACGTAGTTATACGTACTTCTGATAGAGAGTCCGGTGCCGTTGTTATTTCACTTTCAGTGGCCACAAACGCCTCGGCTGAGGGTTCAAAATCTTCGCTTATCCGTTCAAGCACGTCGGTCTGGGAATCCAGAACCGCAACGGAATCTGCGAACCACGCTTTGGGTAGAACGCCGAGGTTTTCCATCACCACGCCGTCATCACCGCTGTACACCCTTTCAAATCCGGGAAGTCCTACCGCTCCCTGTACGGAGAGATATTTGATATTGAGCATATTCAGCACGCCCGTGTTGATGCCCGCCGCTCCCGAAAATAAGGCTTCATCAATCAGATCCTGATAATATCCCAGCTTGGCGCCGGAATAACCACCTGCCGATGGGTAAAAGTAGGCGGGTATTGCGTTATTAAAGGGATTGTCGAGCAGCGGAAGCACCCTGTAGTGCCACTCCTCAGGAGTCCCGGTCTCTTCGGACAGAAACCGGTCAATGTTTCTCTCGGTTCTCTGAATATAACCTTCCCTCGTCAGGTCCCCATCAACCAGTGCATTTTCGTTCATGTATTGACGATCTGTCTGAATCAGATCAAATGCTATCAGTACGCAAATCATGATGGCACCCAATGAAACGGAGATTTTCCCCAAACCTATTGCAAATACGATCCCCGTTCCGGCTGCGATAAAGAGTGCGAACCGCAGTGTGTCGCTGCCTGCCATTTGCTCCCTTTCAGGGATCAGCTCGTTTTCAATATAGCGGTCCACAGTCTGCGCTACCCTGGGATCGCCGGCCGATACCTGGTTTTGCGCGGCAATCTGCCTGGCGATTGCCTGCCGTTCCCCTGGCTTTTCAAAAGAGAGAGCTGTAAAGCCGATAATAACAAAGACCACAGACAGCCCGCACGCAATATAGACGGGCTTCTTCCAGCCGGCCGGCAATCCACTTCTTAATTCCTGCGTAATCCAGTCAAACCCAAAAACAGAGGGCACGGTAAAGCAGAAAACCGAAATCATCAGCCACATTTCCGGAACCCTGAACTTGTCGAAAAGCGGAAAGGCCGCAAACATGAGATTATTGAGGGCCCCGAAATTTTCACCCAGTGAAAAGAGCAACGTTACAATGCCCGGTCCCAGAAAGATCCAAAGAAACCTGCTTTTCGACTTCATCACACCAATTACAAAAAAGAAAAAGGCAAGTGCGCCAAAGTAATGGGGCCCGCTGGTTACAGACTTGGGGCCCCAATATAGTTCAGATCCGCCAAAAGCTCCGGGGATCAAAAGTGTCAACAGTTCGCCCCAACCCTGCGACCATGCAAACGCATACTCCCTCGCCAGGCCATCCGTGCCGGCTATCTCCGATCCCCCGCGCATACTGAACGCAGAGTACTCGAGGGTACTCCAGTAGAGCTGAATGCTCACCAATACGGCTATCACCGCTGCCGACAACAGCCAGGTGGTATGAATTGAAAATGATTTTAACTCACCGGCGCGGACAGCCTTTACCAGGTCGGCCAAAAACAGGGTTCCCAGCGGAAACAGAAAGAAATAGGTAACCTGCGGATGGTAGGCCCTGAGGTGTAGTGTGAGCGCCCAGGCAAAAACAAATGCGGCCAGCCAGGGATTTATTTTAGACCGGGTGAGAAGAAGATATCCATTGTAGAGCCAGGGGATATAGATATAGGCCAAAAATTTGGCGTTATGGCCCGCACCGATTATGATGGGAATATAGGTTGTAAAACCTACGATAACGGATCCGAAAACGGCCGCCAGAGGTCGGGCACCCAATAAGATGAACATGAGATAGGCTCCGCCCAGCAGTATCCACATTTCGGCTGCCGGGTAGATTACATCCAGAGCATTCAGCAGTGTATTATCCAGATTGCTGATTTGCGGCGGATGTGAAATTGTGGTTGCCGGCATCCCTGAAAACATGTTTGAGGCCCAGTGTGCCGGCTCATCAAACTCTTCCTGGTATTCTATCAGCGACTCAGCTCCGGCCCGCCACTGTATAGCGTCATGACCCATATACTGCTTACCTCCCAGTACCGTAGAATAGAACAGGATAACCGGGAGCAGAAAAAGAAAAATAAGTGAAAAAAGATGCTGTTTCGTTGCCGATAGATCTTGCCAGAAATCTGCAGATTCAGCGGATGGTTTTTTTTTGCTCTTTTTTGAAGCCATTCTTTGAGATGGGATTGTACAGGGTCGGGTTGAGGCTTTAAGCTTACGTACGTACGCTTATTCAATCACTTTGGGTACACGGAAATAGTCGGAGTCGGCATCCGGGGCATTCCTGAGTGCATCTTCATGGCTGAGCGGTTCTTTGGCCACGTCTTTCCTGAATGATGTGGCTGTAATTTCCGTAACGTGATCCAATGGTTCCACATCCGTGGTATCCAGCTCATTCAGCGTCTCGATATAGCCCAGAATTTTGTTCATATCTTTCCGGAGCCCTTCCGCTTCCTCGTCACTTAGTTGCAGTCGTGCAAGGTTGGCTACATAGTAAACATCTTCTTTTGTGACCGACATATCTGTTTCTTCCTTTTAACTGTTCATTCCTGAAGGCCTTAAAGTAACAAATGTAGTCAAAACTTTTTGATATGAATTCTCTGCAACCTGCATATCCGCACTTTTGTATGATCAGCTTTTTTGTTTGTTTTAATAGAAATGCATCCATAAAAAATCAGTGCTATGCTTATTGGTATTTGTTCCGACTCACACGATCACGTTGACCATATTCAAAAGGCCGTTTCCGTTTTCAGGGAGAACAGTGTGGATCGGGTTATCCACGCGGGAGATTACTGCAGCCCGTTTACAATTTCACATTTTGCCGGCCTGCCTCTGCATGGAATCTTTGGCAATAATGATGGAGATAAATATCTGCTGGTAAAAAAGTTTGATGAAATCGGAGCGGAACTTCACGGTGACTTTTTCGCCTTTGAAACTGATAAGGTGAAAATAGCCGTTTATCATGGAACCTACCCCGAAATTACGCAAAGCCTGGAAACCTGCGGGAAATATGACGTTGTGATATCCGGCCACACACACCAGGCAAGGCTGGATACCGTTGAGAACACCCTCGTCATCAATCCGGGAAGCGTCAAAGGATTTGATGAGGATGCTATGGTAGCCCTGTTCGATACTGCTTCCAGGCAGGTACGTTTCACTGAGCTCTGAACCACGACTGACTGCAATTCATTGAGATCGGTGACCCCTTAAAAAAAAGTAGCGCTGCAACCCACTCTACTGTCGAACGCACGTTCAATTAGTCTCTCAGAAGTCTGCAGATTGCCTCTGT
It encodes:
- the gatC gene encoding Asp-tRNA(Asn)/Glu-tRNA(Gln) amidotransferase subunit GatC; its protein translation is MSVTKEDVYYVANLARLQLSDEEAEGLRKDMNKILGYIETLNELDTTDVEPLDHVTEITATSFRKDVAKEPLSHEDALRNAPDADSDYFRVPKVIE
- a CDS encoding metallophosphoesterase; amino-acid sequence: MLIGICSDSHDHVDHIQKAVSVFRENSVDRVIHAGDYCSPFTISHFAGLPLHGIFGNNDGDKYLLVKKFDEIGAELHGDFFAFETDKVKIAVYHGTYPEITQSLETCGKYDVVISGHTHQARLDTVENTLVINPGSVKGFDEDAMVALFDTASRQVRFTEL
- a CDS encoding glycosyltransferase family 2 protein, coding for MRAQSDPTVSVIIPTRNRADSVLNAVESVFRQTYPAIEIIVVDDASDDSTKEALATLSGPFPVKILRNNTPRGAAASRNIAIEHANGSFISGLDDDDLWDPERIRVLYEHFKAGFSAVTSYDRMIYGKKSRVWKKKREIAFEDLLYYNMAGNQLLTKKEYIIEAGGYDESLPAAQDYDLWIRLTERFGPIRTVPRVLQSVNAEEERDRITTSENKVRGYRACLEKHRHKMNTSQIRYQRYRLKLAEGHKAGWLELFRSAPLSLLKKEITRKLFL
- a CDS encoding glycosyltransferase — its product is MNNQPLITVAICTYNRADYLADTLDALAPQASDPSLCEILVIDNNSTDSTGSVCKDFAGKHTGLEFRYFKEESQGLSFARNRAVHEAAADSILFIDDDVVPDQHFIEAAAGYIERYPDVMCAGGRIFVSFDEADPGWIPKQLMPMFGLHDLGSEVMQYPKSNFPRGGNMMIRREVFDTCGMFDTELGRKAGHLLGSEEKAFFAKVREEGYSLYYWPEMQLHHRIGAKRLTNSYLKRQSEGIGRSERIRVQSSVLSTAVKLLSECIKLFGSLILSLGYLIRGKKRAAALLIRFRIWVLAGFLKPQDPV
- a CDS encoding ATP-grasp fold amidoligase family protein is translated as MIRTILNKLFWGVYRHMASDEQYARARYRLTTGRKLRLNPPVTLSEKINWLKLNDRSELRRIVADRTGVRQFVADRAGPEHLIPLIGIYDKITHEVWKSLPRQFVLKANHGSGMVKVVRDKNLEDPEKIIRMTQAWRQTDYSEFGREWVYKDLPRTILAEELLLTNEGKVPADYKFFCFEGRTVLFQIDFDRYGDHTRNFYDRALNRVNAKIIYEPNEQKVVFPDNLQEALTLADRLSEGFNFMRVDLYLTRKRVWFGEMTNFPGNGFEAFSPYEFDEKMGRLLDLDTSGQ